In Nicotiana tabacum cultivar K326 chromosome 11, ASM71507v2, whole genome shotgun sequence, a single window of DNA contains:
- the LOC107803803 gene encoding uncharacterized protein LOC107803803 yields MKLSLITVYSRSSPTTVTLIPGYSYANKTATFRVKFPSSFRLSSGNKISNSFSLTICSSKSSSAADSAGTATETYNQTIDGEISSPEVTESLNVEVGSPRILPSLFAPKFSLSDQAFFLLAFIACTTSVAFTSLVVAAVPTLFAMRRAAISLSKLADTAREELPSTMAAIRLSGMEISDLTLELSDLSQEIADGVNKSARAVQAAEAGIKQIGSLAHQQTMSMIQERADLPVISLQPVVAGAAKKTSRAVSQATRRFMNMISGGELGSGMEDNGEVDAGS; encoded by the exons ATGAAGCTCAGTCTAATTACTGTATATTCCCGTTCTTCTCCGACCACCGTCACTCTCATTCCCGGCTATTCCTATGCTAATAAAACGGCGACATTCAGAGTGAAATTTCCTTCTTCCTTCAGACTCAGCTCCGGCAACAAAATCTCTAATAGCTTCTCCTTGACGATTTGTTCGTCCAAATCATCATCCGCCGCTGATTCCGCCGGCACCGCAACGGAAACCTATAATCAAACCATAGATGGAGAAATTTCGTCGCCGGAGGTTACTGAGTCGCTCAATGTTGAAGTCGGAAGCCCGCGAATTCTACCAAGCTTGTTCGCTCCTAAATTTAGCTTAAGTGACCAAGCTTTCTTTCTATTGGCCTTCATTGCTTGCACG ACGTCGGTGGCTTTCACAAGCTTGGTAGTTGCAGCTGTACCAACACTATTT GCAATGCGTAGAGCAGCAATATCTCTGTCAAAGTTGGCAGATACTGCTCGAGAGGAGCTTCCTAGTACAATGGCTGCTATCAGGCTGTCTGGAATGGAAATCAGTGACCTTACACTGGAATTGAGTGATTTAAG TCAAGAGATAGCTGATGGGGTCAACAAATCTGCTCGAGCTGTGCAAGCAGCAGAAGCTGGAATCAAACAAATTGGGTCTCTTGCTCACCAGCAAACAATGT CAATGATTCAGGAGAGAGCAGATCTGCCAGTCATATCTTTGCAGCCAGTTGTAGCTGGGGCAGCAAAGAAAACTTCTCGTGCTGTCAGCCAAGCCACGAGAAGATTTATGAATATGATCTCCGGAGGTGAACTTGGCTCAGGAATGGAAGACAACGGTGAAGTTGATGCGGGATCTTAG